A DNA window from Hevea brasiliensis isolate MT/VB/25A 57/8 unplaced genomic scaffold, ASM3005281v1 Scaf43, whole genome shotgun sequence contains the following coding sequences:
- the LOC110646434 gene encoding iridoid oxidase-like, with amino-acid sequence MAFNVIGNLMLSRDLLDSQCKEGYEFFQATGMAAMWAGTPNVADFLPFLKWFDPQGLRRNMSRDMARALKIVEGFVKERLEEYKLGNEEKNNKDFLDTLLEFEGDGKDWHEKIPYERIIIIILEMFFAGSETTSAATEWAMAELLRKPEAMRKVKEELNEVVGENRNVEESDIEKLPYLQAVVKEALRLHPSVPLLVPRNTMQDTNFMGYHIAKDTQVFVNA; translated from the exons ATGGCATTCAACGTAATTGGTAACCTCATGCTCTCAAGAGACCTTTTGGATTCACAGTGCAAAGAAGGGTATGAATTTTTTCAAGCCACAGGAATGGCTGCAATGTGGGCAGGGACGCCAAATGTAGCAGATTTTCTACCATTCTTGAAATGGTTTGATCCACAGGGGTTAAGGAGGAACATGTCGAGAGATATGGCAAGAGCTTTGAAGATTGTTGAAGGGTTTGTGAAAGAGAGGCTTGAGGAATACAAATTAGGGAATGAGGAGAAGAATAATAAGGACTTCCTAGACACTTTGTTGGAATTTGAAGGTGATGGTAAAGATTGGCATGAGAAGATCCCATATGAAAGAATCATTATAATCATATTG gaaaTGTTTTTTGCTGGGTCAGAGACTACAAGTGCAGCAACAGAATGGGCTATGGCAGAGTTACTTCGTAAACCTGAAGCCATGAGAAAGGTTAAAGAAGAACTCAATGAGGTTGTTGGAGAGAATAGAAATGTTGAAGAGAGTGACATAGAGAAATTGCCATATTTGCAAGCTGTTGTAAAGGAAGCACTTCGGTTACATCCCTCAGTTCCTTTACTCGTTCCAAGAAACACAATGCAAGATACAAATTTCATGGGGTACCATATAGCCAAAGATACTCAAGTTTTTGTGAATGCTTGA
- the LOC131177377 gene encoding probable glutathione S-transferase translates to MAEEEVKVFRTWSSPFPLRVIWALKLKGVEFDTVYEDLSNKSPLLLQYNPVHKKVPVLLHNGKPICESLVILEYVDERWKQFPLLPQDPHERAKARFWAKFGDDKVLQTMRMGILLKQGKEQEEAIVSTIENLKYLEEELKGKKFFGGETIGLVDIALGWLACHFNVVEEIIGVKLIEQQKFPLLVAWMQEFSNIPTIQESWPPRDKLFDRYASFRKAALGEHTPK, encoded by the exons ATGGCAGAAGAAGAAGTAAAGGTTTTCAGGACATGGTCAAGTCCATTTCCTTTAAGAGTGATATGGGCACTAAAGCTGaagggggttgagtttgatacagTGTATGAAGATCTCTCCAACAAGAGTCCTTTGCTTCTGCAATACAACCCTGTTCATAAGAAGGTTCCTGTGCTTCTGCACAATGGAAAACCCATCTGTGAATCTCTTGTCATTCTTGAATATGTGGATGAGAGATGGAAACAATTTCCATTGTTGCCTCAAGATCCTCATGAGAGAGCCAAGGCTCGCTTTTGGGCTAAGTTTGGTGATGATAAG GTGTTACAAACAATGAGAATGGGTATTCTCTTAAAGCAAGGAAAAGAACAAGAAGAAGCAATAGTTTCAACCATAGAGAACTTGAAATATTTGGAAGAAGAGCTAAAGGGAAAGAAATTCTTTGGAGGAGAGACCATTGGACTAGTAGATATTGCATTGGGTTGGCTTGCTTGCCACTTCAACGTGGTTGAGGAGATAATTGGTGTGAAATTGATAGAACAACAAAAATTCCCATTATTAGTGGCATGGATGCAAGAATTCTCAAATATCCCAACAATCCAAGAGAGTTGGCCTCCAAGAGACAAACTCTTTGATCGGTATGCTAGCTTCCGTAAGGCTGCCCTTGGAGAGCACACACCAAAATGA
- the LOC110639787 gene encoding ultraviolet-B receptor UVR8, whose amino-acid sequence MEDSLRSSGNLSRKVISVAAGEAHTLALTGDGYVYSWGRGMFGRLGTGSESDELSPVRVKCETCNESEEKRLKFVGIAAGAYHSMALADDGSVWCWGYNTYGQLGMNGENAVVPHLMEQFLSPSSFDSVTNESETKRKVPLKVCSVKAGGMMSLAIDNLGMLWMWGNCPQQSGSCESGFSLVSSFTPIPVWDFHGHAVVKVACGNEHVVALVSVGETHKGEHLVCYTWGKNDHGQLGLGDKENRIHPEIVETFNQDSPWAVYEVACGAFHTALLTRKKRPNDKLENTCWTFGLGENGQLGHGTTQSALKPERVNELPQDAYLISVDCGLFHTSVVSSAGDLWSWGMVKGLGLCPDATFTGTDAGDAMSPLRIRGLQEPRFHDPIQIVCGAAHTVLVASDGYKLWSWGRGRSGVLGTGKTIDFVAPTVVLWPPLTDDFKDRELNKDTEEDNLENKGSEEAAGTEKRLSLAMEEMKLLQSKLSIMEKYAGILHSSIFGKPFTEEDIPNSLRNSDTFDIAKEWEDMLESADRSKLIRLELFYRNMLAGVKDKQMKRRIQEIIKEFIPSSTTEN is encoded by the exons ATGGAGGATTCCCTTCGCAGTTCCGGCAACTTGTCCCGCAAGGTCATCTCCGTGGCCGCCGGCGAAGCTCACACTCTTGCCCTAACAG GAGATGGGTACGTGTATTCGTGGGGAAGAGGAATGTTTGGGCGACTCGGGACCGGTTCGGAATCGGATGAGCTTTCCCCAGTTCGAGTCAAGTGTGAAACTTGCAATGAATCTGAAGAGAAAAGGCTCAAGTTTGTGGGAATTGCTGCTGGTGCTTATCACAGTATGGCTCTTGCAG ATGATGGATCAGTTTGGTGCTGGGGTTATAACACCT ATGGCCAACTTGGTATGAATGGAGAGAATGCTGTGGTGCCTCACTTGATGGAGCAGTTTCTAAGTCCAAGCAGTTTTGATTCTGTAACAAATGAGTCGGAAACAAAGAGGAAAGTGCCATTAAAG GTTTGTTCTGTTAAAGCTGGAGGAATGATGTCTCTGGCAATTGACAATCTTGGGATGCTATGGATGTGGGGCAATTGCCCACAGCAAAGCGGCAGTTGTGAGAGTGGTTTCTCCCTAGTGAGCAGTTTCACTCCAATTCCTGTTTGGGATTTCCATGGCCACGCTGTTGTGAAAGTGGCATGTGGAAATGAACATGTTGTAGCGTTGGTTAGTGTTGGAGAAACACATAAAGGTGAACATCTAGTATGCTACACTTGGGGAAAAAATGACCATGGCCAGTTGGGTTTGGGCGATAAAGAGAACAGAATTCATCCTGAAATTGTTGAAACATTTAACCAGGACTCTCCCTGGGCTGTTTATGAGGTGGCATGTGGTGCATTTCATACTGCTTTGCTCACTCGCAAAAAGAGACCCAATGACAAATTAGAAAATACATGCTGGACATTTGGCCTGGGTGAAAATGGACAGCTTGGTCATGGAACCACTCAAAGTGCATTGAAACCTGAACGTGTAAATGAATTGCCCCAGGATGCATACCTGATCTCTGTTGATTGTGGTTTATTTCATACTAGTGTTGTTTCATCAGCTGGAGATTTGTGGTCATGGGGAATGGTGAAAGGGCTTGGCCTCTGCCCAGATGCTACTTTTACCGGAACAGATGCAGGGGATGCTATGTCACCCCTGCGAATAAGAGGGCTGCAAGAACCTAGATTTCATGATCCAATTCAAATTGTTTGTGGGGCAGCCCATACTGTTCTTGTTGCAAGTGATGGATATAAGCTTTGGTCCTGGGGAAGGGGAAGAAGTGGGGTCCTTGGAACTGGGAAGACGATTGATTTTGTTGCTCCCACTGTTGTGCTGTGGCCTCCATTAACAGATGATTTCAAAGACCGAGAATTGAACAAAGATACTGAGGAGGATAATCTCGAAAACAAGGGATCTGAAGAAGCTGCAGGAACGGAAAAAAGATTGTCTTTGGCAATGGAGGAAATGAAGCTCCTCCAATCAAAACTTTCTATAATGGAAAAATATGCTGGCATACTTCATAGTTCAATTTTTGGTAAACCTTTTACAGAGGAAGATATTCCAAACTCGTTGAGAAACTCAGATACTTTTGACATTGCCAAAGAATGGGAGGACATGTTAGAATCAGCAGATCGCAGTAAGCTTATTAGGTTGGAACTTTTCTACCGAAACATGCTTGCAGGTGTCAAAGATAAGCAGATGAAAAGAAGGATCCAAGAGATCATAAAGGAGTTTATCCCTTCTTCAACCACCGAAAATTAG